A single window of Paenibacillus sp. FSL H8-0537 DNA harbors:
- the nikB gene encoding nickel ABC transporter permease subunit NikB produces MISYIGKRLLAIVPIILFAILITFVLIHVSPVDPAEAYLTAAHIHPTEELLAEKRHEFGLDQPLLVQYWHTVVKMAQLDFGLSFMTNEPVWEDVVSKMPATVQLAVSSILFAMLVSIPLGFLSAIYKNSVIDYFSRGLSYFGASIPQFWLGYLLMFFFAVKLDLLPVEGKGTWEHLVLPTLTLSLALIAIYTRLLRASVLEQLQESYVIYAKTRGIKQRIIMVKHVLKIAISPVITGLGMNFGKLLTGTIIVEQVFSWPGFGRYFVDAIFNRDIPVIQCYVFLAACLFIICNLIVDLVQLYMDPRISLKGRTDQ; encoded by the coding sequence CATTCTTATTACGTTCGTGCTGATTCATGTTTCGCCTGTAGATCCAGCGGAAGCCTATTTAACAGCTGCCCATATTCACCCGACGGAGGAACTGCTCGCTGAGAAGAGACATGAATTTGGTCTGGATCAGCCTTTGCTTGTTCAATATTGGCATACGGTCGTCAAGATGGCGCAGCTTGATTTTGGACTATCGTTTATGACGAATGAGCCGGTGTGGGAGGATGTGGTGTCGAAAATGCCCGCGACGGTGCAGCTCGCCGTCAGCAGTATTTTGTTTGCGATGCTCGTCAGCATCCCGCTCGGCTTTTTATCGGCCATTTATAAAAACAGCGTGATTGATTATTTCAGTAGAGGGCTCTCCTATTTCGGGGCGTCCATCCCGCAGTTTTGGCTCGGTTATTTATTGATGTTCTTTTTCGCCGTCAAGCTGGATCTGCTTCCCGTAGAAGGCAAAGGCACGTGGGAGCATCTCGTGCTCCCGACGCTAACGCTGTCACTCGCTCTTATCGCTATCTATACCCGGCTGCTGCGTGCGAGTGTGTTGGAGCAATTGCAGGAGTCGTATGTGATATATGCGAAGACGCGTGGAATCAAACAGCGAATTATTATGGTCAAGCATGTGCTGAAAATAGCGATTTCACCCGTCATTACAGGACTTGGCATGAACTTTGGCAAATTGCTGACCGGGACGATTATCGTGGAGCAGGTATTTTCCTGGCCGGGGTTCGGTCGTTATTTCGTCGATGCGATTTTCAATCGGGATATTCCGGTCATCCAGTGTTATGTGTTCCTTGCGGCTTGCTTGTTCATTATCTGCAATTTAATCGTTGATTTGGTACAGCTTTATATGGATCCCCGAATTTCCCTGAAAGGAAGAACCGACCAGTGA
- the nikC gene encoding nickel ABC transporter permease subunit NikC: MIARLRTVLRGQKAIAICTAILLVFAIVTLLAPWISPHDPIKVNLALKLQSPSADYWLGTDHLGRDNFSRLLHGARISLGLAFLIFIASLGIGLVIGTIAGYRGGWLDACLMRFCEAVMTIPNLVLVLGMVGIFGPGLLQVVLALMLVQWVYYARMFRGMVISLKERQFITAARISGSSEWKIIRRHIIPNVLPPILVMGTLEMGWAIMDISALSFLGLGIQPPTPEWGAMIHEGKAFIRSHPELMLYPGLMILLVVITFNVLGEALSERFGVKRRM, encoded by the coding sequence GTGATTGCGAGACTACGCACCGTCCTGAGGGGCCAGAAAGCGATTGCCATATGCACGGCCATTTTACTAGTTTTCGCAATAGTGACCCTTTTAGCTCCATGGATTTCGCCGCATGATCCCATTAAAGTCAATTTGGCGCTTAAGCTGCAGTCGCCCTCGGCAGACTATTGGCTCGGTACCGACCATTTAGGGCGTGACAATTTTTCGCGTCTGCTGCATGGCGCCCGTATTTCGCTTGGCCTAGCGTTCCTGATTTTCATTGCCTCCCTGGGGATTGGCTTAGTGATAGGAACCATCGCAGGGTACAGAGGGGGCTGGCTGGATGCTTGCCTGATGCGCTTTTGCGAAGCGGTCATGACGATTCCGAATCTCGTGCTCGTACTGGGTATGGTCGGCATTTTTGGACCGGGACTGCTGCAGGTTGTGCTCGCATTGATGCTGGTACAGTGGGTTTATTACGCCCGCATGTTCCGCGGCATGGTTATCAGCTTAAAAGAACGCCAGTTTATTACCGCCGCTCGAATCAGCGGCTCCTCTGAGTGGAAAATTATTAGACGGCATATTATTCCGAATGTGCTGCCGCCGATTTTGGTCATGGGAACGCTTGAAATGGGCTGGGCGATTATGGATATTTCGGCTTTATCATTTCTAGGCCTCGGCATTCAGCCGCCGACCCCGGAGTGGGGAGCGATGATTCATGAAGGCAAAGCCTTTATTCGCAGCCATCCGGAATTGATGTTATATCCGGGCTTAATGATTTTGCTTGTGGTCATTACATTCAACGTATTAGGCGAGGCGTTGTCGGAGCGGTTTGGGGTAAAACGACGGATGTGA
- the nikD gene encoding nickel import ATP-binding protein NikD, whose protein sequence is MVEKSRKVLQVSGLRVKVKSEQGMLSLVEDIHFDIERGQVLGLVGESGSGKSVTCNSLLQLLDPKHTTVEGSILLNGRELNGLKAEDMRRIRGKEMSFIMQNPMNAFTPVYTIGVPFIETIRTHTALTKKQAAELAVTAMEAMNLPDPAKLLNLYPFQLSGGMLQRVMIAICMVLRPAVVIADEPTTALDVVNQLQVLRELDRLRVEQGTSILLISHDLGVISELADEVAVMQQGRIVEKADVFQLFDHPQHPYTQKLLNARPKLPDHLSGYFENRG, encoded by the coding sequence ATGGTGGAAAAATCTCGCAAGGTACTGCAGGTAAGCGGCTTGCGTGTGAAAGTAAAGTCGGAGCAAGGGATGCTTTCCCTAGTCGAGGATATTCATTTTGATATTGAGCGTGGCCAGGTGCTAGGCCTTGTAGGAGAGAGCGGCAGCGGCAAGTCGGTAACCTGCAATTCCCTGCTGCAGCTGCTGGACCCGAAGCATACGACCGTCGAAGGCAGCATTCTATTGAATGGCCGTGAGCTGAATGGTCTGAAGGCGGAGGACATGCGGCGAATACGCGGCAAAGAAATGTCTTTCATTATGCAAAATCCAATGAATGCTTTTACGCCGGTGTATACGATTGGCGTTCCTTTCATTGAAACGATTCGCACGCATACCGCCCTTACGAAAAAACAAGCTGCAGAGCTGGCAGTCACCGCGATGGAGGCGATGAATTTGCCTGATCCCGCCAAGCTGCTGAACTTGTATCCGTTCCAGCTCAGCGGCGGCATGCTGCAAAGGGTCATGATTGCGATATGCATGGTTCTGCGTCCAGCGGTCGTCATTGCAGATGAACCAACAACGGCGCTGGATGTCGTGAACCAATTGCAGGTGCTGAGAGAGCTGGATCGCCTTCGTGTGGAGCAAGGCACGTCGATCCTGCTCATTTCCCATGATTTAGGTGTCATTTCGGAACTGGCGGACGAGGTTGCTGTGATGCAGCAGGGGCGGATTGTAGAAAAGGCAGATGTGTTTCAATTGTTTGACCACCCGCAGCATCCATACACGCAGAAGCTGCTGAATGCCAGACCGAAGCTGCCGGACCATTTGAGCGGGTATTTTGAAAACAGGGGGTAA